One region of Molothrus aeneus isolate 106 chromosome 1, BPBGC_Maene_1.0, whole genome shotgun sequence genomic DNA includes:
- the TMEM170B gene encoding transmembrane protein 170B, translating into MKVEAGDNSMINLSVQQVLSLWAHGTVLRSLTEMWYWVFLWALFSSLFVHGAVGVLMFVMLQRHRQGRLISVIVVSIGFLGSVTGAMITSAAVAGIYRVAGKNMAPLEALVFGVGQTVLTLIISFSRILATL; encoded by the exons ATGAAGGTGGAAGCGGGGGACAACTCCATGATCAACCTGTCGGTGCAGCAAGTGCTGAGCCTGTGGGCTCACGGCACCGTCCTCCGCAGCCTCACGG AGATGTGGTACTGGGTTTTCCTCTGggctctcttctcctctctctttgtCCATGGTGCTGTGGGAGTATTAATGTTTGTGATGCTGCAGAGGCATAGGCAGGGGAGGCTGATATCTGTCATTGTGGTCAGCATTGGATTTCTGGGTTCTGTAACTGGAGCAATGATAACCA GTGCTGCAGTAGCTGGAATTTACAGAGTAGCAGGAAAGAATATGGCTCCCCTAGAAGCTCTTGTCTTTGGCGTTGGACAGACAGTACTGACTTTAATTATCTCATTTTCAAGAATTCTTGCAACGCTTTGA